The following proteins come from a genomic window of Corynebacterium falsenii:
- a CDS encoding DUF732 domain-containing protein, translating to MTPLKSSHQSLSRTIRRSALGVTAGACALLLAACGSDATVDNSDNSSTVPSVTTSTAKPSDAPTSANPNDAQGNAGDNQANGGSAQDGNVNQVDQVPTQASRTPEDEKYLSLLKDKGVDVTKAEGSDKTGGLEDQVIAAGRAHCEAKKDNKPDIFLPVAAGQLTTMGVYQGEPQEAEKIMQDAATEAYCQ from the coding sequence ATGACCCCTCTCAAGTCATCTCACCAGTCACTTTCCCGCACCATCCGCCGCTCCGCACTCGGTGTCACCGCAGGCGCCTGCGCGCTCCTGCTCGCCGCCTGCGGCTCGGACGCGACCGTCGATAACTCCGATAACAGCTCCACTGTTCCCTCGGTCACCACCTCCACGGCCAAGCCATCCGACGCCCCTACGTCCGCAAACCCCAATGACGCTCAGGGCAACGCCGGGGATAACCAGGCCAACGGTGGCTCCGCGCAGGACGGCAACGTCAACCAGGTCGACCAAGTGCCCACCCAGGCCAGCCGAACCCCAGAGGACGAGAAGTACCTGTCGCTGCTAAAGGATAAGGGCGTCGACGTCACAAAGGCCGAAGGCTCAGACAAGACCGGTGGTCTCGAGGACCAGGTCATCGCCGCTGGCCGTGCCCACTGCGAGGCGAAAAAGGACAACAAGCCGGACATCTTCCTCCCCGTCGCGGCGGGCCAGCTGACCACCATGGGTGTGTACCAGGGCGAGCCGCAGGAGGCTGAGAAGATCATGCAGGACGCCGCCACGGAGGCGTACTGCCAGTAA
- a CDS encoding cutinase family protein produces the protein MKKVLTILGVVILFVVIAVGVGNWMNQNNKGPGPANPPQGQSAQPSEAKNPPGCAPFEVIAAPGTWESAANDDPVNPHANPNSLMLAITQPLQQEFSPEQVKVWTLPYTAQFRNFNAPQEMSYDDSRQEGFTKMQQKLTATHNACPATKFALIGFSQGAVITGDIASDIGNGRGPIPAENVAGVALIADGRQQLDKGNLIGDKNVKGVGAEIALNPVSGLVQPIVPGATMRGPRPDGFGVLNDRVNNFCAVQDLVCDAPPNLGNAIQRAQDLVAANAVHAQYATNGTVVPGQTVPQWIVNWARDLIQQNGN, from the coding sequence ATGAAGAAAGTTCTCACCATTCTCGGTGTGGTCATCCTGTTCGTCGTCATTGCCGTGGGCGTGGGCAACTGGATGAACCAGAACAACAAGGGTCCGGGCCCGGCGAACCCGCCGCAAGGTCAGTCCGCCCAGCCGTCCGAGGCGAAGAACCCTCCCGGCTGCGCACCGTTTGAGGTCATCGCTGCACCGGGCACGTGGGAGTCCGCGGCCAATGACGACCCGGTGAACCCGCACGCGAACCCGAACTCCCTGATGCTGGCCATCACCCAGCCGCTGCAGCAGGAGTTTTCCCCCGAGCAGGTGAAGGTGTGGACGCTGCCGTACACTGCGCAGTTCCGAAACTTCAACGCGCCGCAGGAGATGTCCTACGACGACTCCCGCCAAGAGGGCTTCACCAAGATGCAGCAGAAGCTCACGGCTACGCACAACGCGTGCCCGGCCACGAAGTTCGCCCTCATCGGCTTCAGCCAGGGTGCGGTCATCACCGGCGACATCGCCTCTGACATCGGCAACGGCCGCGGCCCCATTCCGGCCGAGAACGTTGCGGGCGTGGCGCTCATCGCGGACGGCCGCCAGCAGCTCGACAAGGGCAACCTCATCGGCGACAAGAACGTTAAGGGCGTGGGTGCGGAGATCGCGCTCAACCCGGTGAGCGGTCTGGTGCAACCGATCGTGCCCGGCGCCACGATGCGCGGCCCTCGCCCGGATGGCTTCGGCGTGCTCAATGATCGAGTGAACAACTTCTGCGCCGTGCAGGATCTCGTCTGCGACGCCCCACCGAACCTCGGCAACGCCATCCAGCGCGCCCAGGACCTCGTGGCGGCCAACGCCGTGCACGCCCAGTACGCCACCAACGGCACCGTGGTGCCCGGACAGACCGTGCCGCAGTGGATCGTGAACTGGGCCCGCGATCTCATCCAGCAGAACGGCAACTAG
- a CDS encoding FadD32-like long-chain-fatty-acid--AMP ligase produces MDITTAMGQFFNEKGQIAIPDQLTLPGMCEMLFTMAQMEGTTDSTLIRYWDFSESREGTVHEITRAQVNTRIKAVCVRLQQIAERGDRVAILANNSPEYMYSFIGAMYAGMVPVPLYDPNEPGHTGHLNAVLGSSEPTVVLTNKRSATAVRQHFSGTPTAERPRILTVDALPDALADEWVNPMAAIMADPSLAPSSSAEAFLQYTSGSTRTPAGVVLTHRSIVTNVLQIFKAINLQTPMRLSTWLPLHHDMGVILCTFVIILGLPFDLMSPRDFIQDPARWLKQLSKKDDDENVYTVVPNFALELSVRYADPATTKGLEDLDLSTVDGLICGSEPVHFNSVSKFEEMFGPYGLKRECIRPSYGLAEATLIVSTPQTPDRPLTTWFKRTDLNEGTATVLEPHDPEALPLMSLGEVCPAQHLVIVDPETGKEVEDGTVGEIWSHGDNMAAGYLNREDETEATFRNHLPAANRLDNSRAEGADEDNWMRTGDLAVILDDHVYITGRLKDLIIVAGRNHYPQDIEATADESTEHTAGAVIAAFAVQGEDVEGLVIVAERDPDSDPSGDDQAIEDIRAAVSQKHGVQPQDVRIVAPGQLPRSTANKIARRVAAKAYLDGEL; encoded by the coding sequence ATGGACATCACCACGGCAATGGGCCAGTTCTTCAACGAGAAGGGCCAGATCGCCATCCCCGACCAGCTCACGCTGCCCGGCATGTGCGAGATGCTGTTCACCATGGCCCAGATGGAGGGAACCACCGATAGCACCCTCATCCGCTACTGGGACTTCTCCGAATCCCGCGAGGGCACCGTCCACGAGATCACCCGCGCCCAGGTCAATACCCGCATCAAGGCCGTGTGCGTCCGCCTGCAGCAGATCGCCGAGCGTGGCGACCGCGTGGCCATCCTGGCCAACAACTCGCCGGAGTACATGTACTCCTTCATCGGCGCGATGTACGCCGGCATGGTCCCGGTTCCCCTCTACGACCCGAACGAGCCCGGCCACACCGGCCACCTCAACGCCGTCCTCGGTTCCTCCGAGCCCACCGTGGTTCTCACGAATAAGCGCTCGGCCACCGCCGTGCGTCAGCACTTCTCTGGCACGCCGACCGCTGAGCGTCCACGCATTCTTACCGTCGACGCCCTACCGGACGCCCTGGCCGATGAGTGGGTCAACCCCATGGCGGCCATCATGGCCGACCCCTCCTTGGCGCCCAGCTCCTCGGCGGAGGCGTTCCTGCAGTACACCTCCGGCTCCACCCGCACGCCCGCAGGCGTGGTGCTGACCCACCGCTCGATCGTCACCAACGTGCTGCAGATCTTCAAGGCCATCAACCTGCAGACCCCCATGCGCCTGTCCACGTGGCTGCCGCTGCACCACGACATGGGCGTGATCCTGTGTACTTTCGTGATCATCCTGGGCCTGCCATTCGACCTCATGAGCCCCCGCGACTTCATCCAGGACCCCGCCCGCTGGCTCAAGCAGCTCAGCAAGAAGGACGACGACGAGAACGTCTACACCGTCGTGCCGAACTTCGCCCTCGAGCTGTCCGTGCGCTACGCCGATCCGGCCACTACCAAGGGCCTGGAGGATCTGGACCTGTCCACCGTGGACGGCCTGATCTGCGGCTCGGAGCCCGTGCACTTCAACTCCGTGAGCAAGTTCGAGGAAATGTTTGGCCCCTATGGCCTCAAGCGCGAGTGCATCCGCCCGTCCTACGGCCTGGCCGAGGCGACCCTCATCGTGTCCACGCCGCAGACCCCGGATCGCCCGCTGACCACCTGGTTCAAGCGCACCGACCTTAACGAGGGCACCGCCACCGTGCTCGAGCCGCACGACCCGGAGGCCCTGCCGCTGATGTCCCTCGGTGAGGTCTGCCCCGCGCAGCACCTCGTCATCGTGGACCCGGAGACCGGCAAGGAAGTCGAAGACGGCACCGTCGGCGAGATCTGGTCCCACGGCGACAACATGGCCGCCGGTTACCTCAACCGCGAGGACGAGACGGAAGCGACCTTCCGCAACCACCTGCCCGCAGCCAACCGCCTGGATAACTCCCGCGCCGAGGGTGCGGACGAGGACAACTGGATGCGCACCGGCGATCTCGCCGTGATCCTCGACGACCACGTGTACATCACCGGCCGCCTCAAGGACCTCATCATCGTGGCGGGTCGCAACCACTACCCGCAGGACATCGAGGCCACCGCCGACGAATCCACCGAGCACACCGCCGGTGCCGTCATCGCCGCCTTCGCGGTGCAGGGTGAAGACGTGGAAGGGCTCGTCATCGTCGCCGAGCGCGACCCCGACTCCGACCCCAGCGGCGACGATCAAGCTATCGAGGACATCCGCGCGGCCGTTAGCCAGAAGCACGGCGTGCAGCCCCAGGACGTGCGCATCGTGGCCCCTGGCCAGCTGCCCCGCTCCACGGCCAACAAGATCGCCCGCCGCGTGGCAGCGAAGGCCTACCTCGACGGCGAGCTCTAG
- the pks13 gene encoding polyketide synthase Pks13 (Pks13 is a key enzyme in mycolic acid biosynthesis.) translates to MDSTSRPTTITEMRDWLRNWVADTTGLSTADIADDRSLEAFGLSSRDVVVLSGDLERLTGQVLDATIAYEFNTISALADYLINGRGDGANLGSLQAAVTSGSGRALTPEERDIAIVGMAGSYPGAPNAKAMWDMFANYRSGVGEPPAGRWAEYAGEDNLSERMKDAQLTGGYIEDIASFDAEFFGLSPLEAANMDPQQRILLQLTWEALEHAHIPANQLRGLPVGVFMGSTNNDYAMLISADPAEAHPYALTGNSTAVIANRISYAYDFRGPSVAVDTACSSSLVAIHQAVRSLRDGDSTVAIAGGVNLLASPFASVAFSELGVLSPTGAIHAFSDDADGIVRSDGAGVIVLKRLADARRDGDTVMAVIKGSAVNSDGRSNGLTAPNPDAQVDVLRAAYNDAGIDPTTVDYVEAHGTGTILGDPIEATALGAVLGHNRPADRPLLLGSAKTNFGHTEAAAGVAGVMKVTMAMQQDLLPPSLNYSGPNPYIDFDKEHLEVVEDPREWPEYSGRAIAGVSGFGFGGTNAHVVVVSPEPQDLARAAGAADGQPAEPGTEPVGLDCPALLPVSGLLPSRRRQAAADLKDWMEENGADAADSDSADLTAIARALAGHNHGRSRGVVLAADRDSAFEGLNRLAEGRSGSMIKVADSPSANGAVWVFSGFGSQHRKMGKALYEQSPFFAARLDEIDEIVQRESGWSFVDMVLDDEQNYDTETAQVGITCLQIALTDLLFHLGARPAAVAGMSMGEIAAAYATGGLNRDDAVRIACHRSRLMGEGEKMLVGDKQGAMAVVEFGVDDLATFTAEHPEFAKVEAAVYAAPGMTTVGGPATLVQKLVDYLEEQGKFARMLPVKGAGHTSTLDPILGELHYEICDIDPQPLQIPLYSSVDRGRVYGVGETVHDAEYFLRCTRQPVWFSDATGKQFDDGFRTFLEISPNPVALMPMMNNSFAHDASDSKLMFLLKRKEPEAETILSALAELYVQGADIDLKRLVGPGPIADVPGVHWNLQRHWTNARPSSGGVVDLPGTRVNLPGGTVAFSVAADTVPSVPALVESVAAEVAGDANIVAVEEHSPLPTAGQLTTIASRTLGGWSIAVHDAESASLPLLAEAFASSLLGSAAASSSSADATSLPGDDPAQGVAGGAGVGGAAVAGAAGEEKTTAGNKLPEVDEGAARWSPESGEKPADRLRSIVSESMGYDIEDLPGELPLIDLGLDSLMGMRIKNRVEYDFDLPPLQVQTLRDASVDDVIAMVERMIAERHESADAAGAADATDAAETGESSAAAEGGEAGGVDNKDEKDNKEEADATTDYTATGGGVAPRDASERLVFATWAKVTGKAAKGVTSKLPQITDEHAEAIAERLSERSGATISASDVHSAETMEPLSDLVRDSLESEVEGNIRVLRARGDSDAAKAAPAVFVFHPAGGSSVVFNPLMRRLPEDVPVYGVERLEGELSERVAQYLDEIVELAAGQPVILSGWSFGGALAYEAAHQLAQRAKAGEPSAEVARIVLLDTVQPKNPAPDTAEEMHARWDRYADFVQRTYGLPLEIPHELLDEHGESVMLTLFQQFLESPEAKGMGLPAGVLEHQRASFVDNRILDSLDFAAWSDVDAPVTLFRASRMHDGAIELEPAYAEIAEDGGWSQIVDDLEIVHLRGDHLAIVDEPDISTVGRIVTERIRQMQAGEAEAGEADKAGDGNRES, encoded by the coding sequence ATGGACAGCACGTCACGCCCCACCACGATCACGGAAATGCGCGACTGGCTGCGCAACTGGGTGGCGGACACGACCGGACTGTCTACCGCGGATATCGCCGACGACCGCTCGCTGGAAGCCTTCGGGCTGTCCTCGCGCGACGTCGTGGTGCTATCCGGAGACCTGGAACGCCTCACCGGCCAGGTACTCGACGCCACCATCGCCTACGAATTCAACACCATTAGCGCGCTCGCGGACTACCTCATCAACGGGCGCGGGGATGGCGCGAACCTCGGCAGCCTCCAAGCAGCCGTGACCAGCGGATCCGGCCGAGCACTCACGCCCGAGGAACGCGACATCGCCATCGTCGGCATGGCCGGAAGCTACCCCGGCGCACCAAACGCCAAGGCCATGTGGGACATGTTCGCCAACTACCGCAGCGGCGTGGGCGAACCACCCGCGGGCCGCTGGGCCGAATACGCGGGGGAGGACAACCTCTCCGAGCGGATGAAGGACGCACAGCTCACCGGCGGCTACATCGAGGACATCGCCAGCTTCGACGCGGAATTCTTCGGCCTTTCTCCGCTCGAAGCCGCCAACATGGATCCCCAGCAGCGCATCCTGCTGCAGCTCACGTGGGAGGCTCTGGAGCATGCGCACATCCCCGCCAACCAGCTGCGTGGACTGCCCGTGGGCGTGTTCATGGGCAGCACCAACAACGACTACGCGATGCTCATCTCCGCCGACCCGGCCGAGGCGCATCCGTACGCGCTCACCGGCAACTCCACGGCCGTGATCGCCAACCGTATCTCCTACGCCTACGACTTCCGCGGCCCGTCGGTGGCCGTGGACACGGCGTGCTCGTCCTCGCTGGTGGCGATCCACCAGGCCGTGCGCTCCCTGCGCGACGGTGACTCCACCGTGGCCATCGCCGGCGGCGTGAACCTGCTGGCCAGCCCGTTTGCCTCCGTGGCGTTCTCGGAACTCGGCGTGCTCAGCCCGACCGGCGCTATCCACGCTTTTAGCGACGACGCCGACGGCATCGTCCGCTCCGATGGTGCTGGCGTGATCGTGCTGAAGCGCTTGGCTGACGCGCGCCGGGACGGCGATACCGTCATGGCCGTGATCAAGGGCAGCGCGGTGAACTCCGACGGCCGCTCCAACGGCCTGACCGCCCCGAACCCGGACGCGCAGGTGGACGTGCTGCGCGCCGCATACAACGACGCGGGCATCGACCCTACCACCGTGGATTACGTGGAAGCCCACGGCACCGGCACCATCCTGGGTGATCCCATTGAGGCCACCGCCCTGGGTGCCGTGCTGGGGCACAACCGCCCAGCCGACCGTCCGCTGCTGCTCGGCTCCGCGAAGACGAACTTCGGCCACACCGAGGCGGCCGCGGGTGTGGCGGGCGTGATGAAGGTGACGATGGCGATGCAGCAAGACTTGCTGCCGCCCTCGCTGAACTACTCCGGGCCGAACCCGTACATCGACTTCGACAAGGAACACCTGGAGGTCGTGGAGGATCCGCGCGAGTGGCCGGAGTATTCCGGGCGCGCCATCGCAGGTGTCTCCGGCTTCGGCTTCGGCGGCACGAACGCGCACGTTGTGGTGGTCTCCCCGGAGCCGCAGGACTTGGCGCGCGCGGCTGGTGCTGCTGATGGCCAGCCTGCCGAGCCCGGAACCGAGCCCGTCGGCTTGGACTGCCCCGCGCTGCTGCCCGTCAGTGGCCTGCTGCCCTCCCGCCGCCGCCAGGCCGCGGCGGACCTCAAGGACTGGATGGAGGAGAACGGCGCCGACGCCGCAGACTCAGACTCCGCCGACCTCACCGCCATCGCCCGCGCGCTGGCCGGCCACAACCACGGCCGTTCCCGCGGCGTGGTGCTCGCCGCCGACCGCGATAGCGCCTTCGAGGGCTTGAACCGCCTCGCCGAGGGTCGCAGCGGTTCCATGATCAAGGTCGCCGATTCCCCGTCCGCCAACGGCGCGGTGTGGGTGTTCTCTGGCTTCGGCTCCCAGCACCGCAAGATGGGCAAGGCCCTCTACGAGCAGTCCCCGTTCTTCGCCGCCCGCCTGGACGAGATCGACGAGATCGTCCAGCGCGAATCCGGCTGGTCCTTCGTGGACATGGTGCTCGATGACGAGCAGAACTACGACACCGAAACCGCACAAGTCGGCATCACCTGCTTGCAGATCGCGCTCACGGACCTGCTGTTCCACCTGGGCGCACGCCCCGCAGCCGTGGCGGGCATGTCCATGGGTGAAATCGCCGCCGCCTACGCCACCGGTGGCCTGAACCGCGATGATGCCGTGCGCATCGCCTGCCACCGCTCCCGCCTCATGGGCGAAGGCGAGAAGATGCTCGTGGGAGATAAGCAAGGCGCGATGGCCGTGGTGGAGTTCGGCGTCGACGATCTAGCAACCTTCACCGCCGAGCACCCCGAGTTCGCGAAGGTAGAGGCCGCCGTCTACGCGGCCCCCGGCATGACCACGGTGGGCGGACCCGCCACGCTCGTGCAGAAGCTCGTGGACTACCTCGAGGAGCAGGGCAAGTTCGCCCGCATGCTCCCGGTCAAGGGCGCGGGCCACACCTCCACCCTGGACCCGATCCTCGGCGAGCTGCACTACGAAATCTGCGATATCGATCCGCAGCCGCTGCAGATCCCGCTGTACTCCTCGGTGGATCGCGGCCGCGTCTACGGCGTGGGCGAGACGGTCCACGATGCCGAGTACTTCCTGCGCTGCACCCGCCAGCCCGTCTGGTTCTCCGATGCCACCGGCAAGCAGTTCGATGACGGTTTCCGTACCTTCCTGGAGATCTCCCCGAACCCGGTGGCCCTCATGCCGATGATGAACAACTCCTTCGCGCATGATGCCAGCGATTCCAAGCTGATGTTCCTGCTCAAGCGCAAGGAGCCGGAGGCCGAGACCATCCTTAGCGCCCTGGCTGAGCTGTACGTTCAGGGCGCCGATATTGACTTGAAACGCCTCGTGGGCCCCGGCCCGATTGCTGATGTTCCCGGTGTGCACTGGAACCTGCAGCGGCATTGGACGAACGCGCGGCCGTCGTCCGGCGGCGTGGTGGATCTGCCGGGCACGCGCGTGAACCTGCCCGGTGGCACGGTCGCGTTCTCCGTGGCCGCTGATACGGTGCCGAGCGTTCCGGCGCTTGTGGAGTCCGTCGCCGCCGAGGTGGCTGGTGACGCAAACATCGTGGCCGTCGAGGAGCACTCTCCGCTGCCGACCGCGGGCCAGCTCACGACCATCGCCTCGCGCACGCTTGGCGGCTGGTCCATCGCCGTCCACGACGCCGAATCCGCCTCCCTGCCCCTCCTCGCCGAGGCGTTCGCATCCTCCCTGCTCGGGTCCGCTGCCGCAAGCTCTTCGTCCGCCGACGCCACCAGCCTCCCCGGTGACGATCCCGCCCAGGGTGTCGCCGGTGGCGCTGGTGTTGGTGGAGCCGCTGTCGCTGGTGCCGCTGGCGAGGAGAAGACAACCGCCGGCAACAAGCTGCCCGAAGTGGACGAAGGTGCGGCCCGCTGGTCCCCGGAGTCTGGGGAAAAGCCCGCCGACCGGCTGCGATCAATCGTCTCTGAGTCCATGGGCTACGACATTGAAGATCTGCCCGGCGAACTGCCGCTCATCGACCTGGGCCTGGATTCGCTCATGGGCATGCGCATCAAGAACCGGGTGGAGTACGACTTTGATCTTCCCCCGCTGCAGGTGCAGACGCTGCGTGATGCCTCGGTGGATGATGTCATCGCGATGGTCGAGCGCATGATCGCGGAGCGCCACGAATCCGCCGACGCCGCTGGTGCCGCTGACGCCACTGACGCCGCTGAAACTGGCGAGTCCAGTGCTGCCGCCGAGGGCGGGGAAGCTGGTGGCGTCGATAATAAAGACGAGAAGGACAATAAGGAGGAAGCAGACGCGACCACGGATTACACCGCCACTGGCGGCGGAGTGGCCCCGCGCGATGCCTCCGAGCGCCTCGTGTTCGCCACGTGGGCGAAGGTGACCGGCAAGGCCGCCAAGGGCGTGACCAGCAAACTTCCGCAGATCACCGACGAGCACGCCGAGGCCATCGCCGAGCGACTGTCCGAGCGGTCCGGCGCGACGATCAGCGCCTCGGACGTGCACAGCGCCGAGACGATGGAACCGCTCAGCGACCTCGTGCGCGACAGCCTCGAAAGCGAAGTGGAAGGCAACATCCGCGTGCTGCGTGCCCGCGGCGACAGCGATGCCGCCAAGGCGGCGCCAGCAGTGTTCGTGTTCCATCCGGCCGGTGGGTCGTCCGTGGTGTTCAACCCGCTCATGCGGCGCCTTCCCGAGGACGTGCCCGTCTACGGCGTGGAACGACTCGAAGGCGAGCTCAGCGAACGCGTGGCGCAGTACCTCGACGAGATCGTGGAACTCGCCGCGGGTCAGCCCGTCATCCTCAGCGGATGGAGCTTCGGCGGCGCATTGGCCTACGAGGCCGCGCACCAGCTCGCGCAACGGGCCAAGGCAGGCGAGCCGAGCGCGGAGGTCGCACGGATCGTGCTGCTGGATACCGTGCAGCCGAAGAACCCCGCGCCCGACACCGCCGAGGAGATGCACGCCCGGTGGGACCGCTACGCCGACTTTGTGCAGCGCACCTACGGGCTGCCGCTGGAGATCCCGCACGAGCTGCTGGACGAGCACGGCGAATCCGTGATGCTGACGCTGTTCCAGCAGTTCCTCGAATCCCCCGAGGCCAAGGGCATGGGACTGCCGGCGGGCGTGCTGGAGCACCAGCGGGCCAGCTTCGTGGACAACCGGATCCTGGACTCGCTGGACTTCGCTGCGTGGTCGGATGTGGATGCGCCGGTGACGCTGTTTAGGGCGTCCAGGATGCACGATGGCGCCATTGAACTGGAACCCGCCTATGCTGAGATTGCTGAAGACGGCGGGTGGTCGCAGATCGTGGACGATCTGGAGATCGTGCACCTGCGCGGCGACCACCTGGCGATCGTGGATGAGCCGGATATTTCCACGGTGGGCCGGATTGTGACGGAGCGGATTCGGCAGATGCAGGCCGGCGAGGCCGAGGCTGGCGAGGCCGATAAGGCCGGCGACGGTAACCGAGAGAGCTAG
- a CDS encoding acyl-CoA carboxylase subunit beta, translating to MNGATAQKLADLHARLEKAQDPGSEKAKAKRDEAGFTTPRQRIAALLDEGTFVEIGALGRAPGDEDAPYGDGVVTGYGQVNGRTIAVYAHDKTVYGGSVGETFGKKVVEVMDMATRIGCPIVGINDSGGARIQDAVMSLAMYSEIGRRQLPLSGQSPQISILLGPSAGGAVYAPVTTDFVVAVEGRTQMFVTGPAVIESVTGEKVSMEELGGARQQARNGNVSYVAPSEEEAFNYVKDLLDFLPSSAFDPTPEFWSASDELTARDYELNDIIPDDPNAAYDIMDVLTRIFDDENVLEVQEDYGSNVITAFARIDGHSVGVVANQPMVLAGCLDADAADKAARFIRICDAYNIPLVWVVDTPGYMPGVEQEKVGLIHRGAKLAFATVEASVPKITVVVRKAFGGGYAVMGSKNLGADINLSWPTAQIAVMGAEAAVVMMQGKALAAMPEEQRPAAKQMFMDFYNANMTSPYVAAERGYLDSVITPEETRVRLRQALRQLQHKFQLDPPKKHTIMPM from the coding sequence GTGAACGGCGCGACGGCGCAGAAGCTCGCGGACCTGCACGCCCGCCTCGAAAAGGCCCAAGACCCCGGCTCCGAGAAGGCCAAGGCAAAGCGCGACGAAGCAGGCTTCACCACCCCGCGCCAGCGCATCGCCGCGCTGCTGGACGAAGGTACCTTCGTCGAGATCGGTGCCCTCGGCCGCGCGCCGGGCGATGAAGACGCGCCCTACGGCGACGGCGTGGTCACCGGTTACGGCCAGGTCAACGGCCGCACCATTGCCGTGTACGCGCACGATAAGACCGTCTACGGCGGCTCCGTGGGCGAGACGTTCGGCAAGAAGGTCGTGGAGGTCATGGACATGGCCACCCGCATCGGCTGCCCCATCGTTGGTATCAACGACTCCGGTGGCGCCCGCATTCAGGACGCCGTGATGTCCCTAGCTATGTACTCCGAAATCGGCCGCCGCCAGTTGCCGTTGAGCGGACAGAGCCCGCAGATCTCCATTCTGCTCGGCCCCTCCGCTGGCGGTGCCGTGTATGCGCCCGTGACCACGGACTTCGTTGTGGCCGTGGAGGGTCGCACGCAGATGTTCGTCACCGGCCCCGCCGTGATCGAGTCCGTCACCGGCGAGAAGGTCTCCATGGAGGAGCTCGGCGGCGCGCGCCAGCAGGCCCGCAACGGCAACGTCTCCTACGTGGCTCCCTCCGAGGAAGAGGCCTTCAACTACGTCAAGGATCTGCTGGACTTCCTACCCAGCAGCGCGTTCGACCCCACGCCGGAGTTCTGGAGTGCTTCCGACGAGCTGACCGCCCGCGATTACGAGCTCAACGACATCATCCCGGACGACCCGAACGCCGCCTACGACATCATGGACGTGCTCACGCGCATCTTCGATGACGAGAACGTGCTCGAGGTCCAGGAGGATTACGGCTCCAACGTCATCACGGCATTCGCCCGCATCGATGGTCATTCCGTCGGCGTGGTCGCCAACCAGCCCATGGTCTTGGCCGGGTGCCTGGATGCGGACGCTGCCGATAAGGCCGCCCGTTTCATTCGTATTTGCGACGCCTACAACATCCCCTTGGTCTGGGTCGTGGACACGCCTGGATACATGCCCGGCGTGGAGCAGGAAAAGGTGGGCTTGATCCACCGCGGCGCAAAACTGGCCTTCGCCACGGTGGAAGCCAGCGTTCCGAAGATCACCGTGGTCGTGCGCAAGGCCTTCGGCGGTGGCTATGCCGTGATGGGTTCAAAGAACCTGGGCGCGGACATCAACCTGTCGTGGCCCACCGCGCAGATCGCCGTGATGGGCGCGGAGGCGGCCGTGGTGATGATGCAGGGCAAGGCTCTGGCAGCGATGCCGGAGGAGCAGCGCCCGGCGGCGAAGCAGATGTTCATGGACTTCTATAACGCGAACATGACCAGCCCGTACGTGGCTGCGGAGCGTGGCTACCTGGATAGCGTTATTACTCCCGAAGAGACGCGCGTGCGCCTGCGTCAGGCGCTGCGCCAGTTGCAGCACAAGTTCCAGCTGGATCCGCCGAAGAAGCACACGATCATGCCGATGTAG